One segment of Paenibacillus rhizovicinus DNA contains the following:
- a CDS encoding S-layer homology domain-containing protein: MRKPWIAIVVAVTLLTGQIGGAAEPVDAAASSPPSAWAKPEIDAAISSGLIPYGLTNSYQLALTRQEFSDMAVQLYEVLTDEKAPAPGANPFKDTNSAAVLKAYALGIVKGTGANTFSPKATITREQIALMLYNTLVKAGFQNDLTAGKSKGSAPVFADAKQLAAWSRDAVGMMAANGVMKGDGTGSYVRFMPKATTTREQSIVLVYRIFEQFGRYFVHNESELLNALLQAKPVVIEDTRAKTVDQMARQILAAIIKPGMSDYERELAIHDYLVLHTAYDYDNFRKGTVPADSYTMYGLLVNGIAVCQGYAYTAQLLLRMAGIETYYVRGTAGGGPHAWNKVKIDGAYYDLDVTWDDPVPDEAGEQAYGYFNVTDDELRLDHTWTDKLPQATAKTLNYHVYNGLTVDSSAALVAKVDAAIIARSSSISLKRLYKDTNSQAVWDALIAKHSDVGFVISTDSSAVVRFKFTYL, encoded by the coding sequence ATGCGAAAACCATGGATTGCAATAGTCGTCGCCGTTACGCTGCTAACCGGACAGATTGGCGGCGCTGCCGAACCGGTCGATGCCGCGGCTTCAAGCCCCCCGAGCGCCTGGGCGAAACCGGAGATCGACGCGGCGATTTCAAGCGGATTGATCCCGTATGGACTGACCAACAGCTATCAGCTGGCGTTAACGAGACAGGAATTCAGCGATATGGCGGTTCAGCTGTACGAAGTATTGACCGATGAGAAGGCGCCCGCGCCGGGAGCCAACCCCTTCAAGGATACGAACAGCGCCGCGGTGTTGAAAGCCTATGCGCTTGGCATCGTGAAAGGGACGGGCGCGAACACGTTCTCGCCTAAAGCGACGATAACGCGCGAGCAAATCGCGCTGATGCTCTATAACACGCTCGTGAAAGCAGGCTTTCAGAATGATTTGACTGCAGGCAAGAGCAAAGGGAGCGCTCCGGTCTTCGCGGACGCGAAGCAGCTTGCCGCATGGTCGCGCGATGCTGTCGGCATGATGGCCGCGAACGGCGTCATGAAGGGCGACGGAACCGGCAGCTATGTACGTTTCATGCCGAAAGCGACGACGACGCGGGAACAGTCGATCGTGCTCGTGTATCGGATTTTCGAGCAGTTCGGCCGTTATTTTGTTCACAATGAATCGGAATTGCTGAATGCGCTGCTGCAGGCGAAGCCGGTGGTGATCGAGGATACCCGAGCGAAGACCGTCGATCAGATGGCGCGTCAAATATTGGCGGCGATCATCAAGCCGGGCATGTCGGACTATGAGCGCGAGCTTGCGATTCATGATTATCTCGTGCTGCATACCGCCTACGATTACGATAACTTCCGCAAAGGGACGGTGCCTGCCGATTCCTATACGATGTATGGCCTGCTCGTAAACGGCATTGCCGTGTGCCAAGGCTACGCCTATACCGCCCAGCTGCTGCTTCGGATGGCTGGCATTGAGACTTATTATGTAAGAGGCACGGCCGGAGGCGGGCCGCACGCCTGGAACAAAGTGAAGATCGACGGCGCGTATTACGACCTGGACGTCACTTGGGATGATCCTGTGCCGGACGAAGCCGGCGAGCAGGCTTACGGATATTTCAACGTCACGGACGACGAGCTGCGCCTCGACCATACATGGACCGACAAACTGCCGCAAGCGACCGCCAAAACGTTGAACTATCATGTCTACAACGGCTTGACCGTCGATTCGTCGGCAGCGCTTGTCGCGAAAGTCGATGCCGCGATCATAGCGCGATCTTCTTCGATTTCGCTCAAAAGGCTCTACAAGGATACGAATAGCCAAGCAGTCTGGGATGCCTTGATCGCGAAGCACAGCGACGTCGGATTCGTTATTTCGACGGACAGCAGCGCAGTCGTGCGTTTCAAATTCACGTATCTCTGA
- a CDS encoding response regulator transcription factor, translating to MKVIVAEDQGMLRGALSALLDLEDDIEVAAQAEDGRQALELIERLQPDICVMDIEMPHMSGLDVAEKLKELDHSCKVVILTTFSRSGYFQRAMRAGVRGFLLKDSPIDELGAALRTVFKGGRAVSPELAMTLFDSENPLSEREREVLKLASEGLSAGDIAGRLFLSAGTVRNYLSEAIQKLEAKNRIDAIGIAEKNGWL from the coding sequence ATGAAGGTTATCGTGGCGGAAGATCAAGGGATGCTGCGCGGCGCGCTCAGCGCGCTGCTTGATTTGGAAGACGATATCGAAGTCGCGGCACAGGCGGAAGACGGCCGGCAGGCACTTGAATTAATCGAGCGGCTGCAGCCTGACATTTGCGTCATGGATATTGAAATGCCGCATATGAGCGGCCTCGATGTGGCGGAGAAGCTGAAGGAACTGGATCATTCCTGTAAAGTCGTCATCTTGACCACGTTCTCGCGCTCGGGTTATTTTCAGCGGGCGATGAGGGCCGGGGTGCGCGGTTTCCTGCTTAAGGATTCCCCGATCGACGAGCTCGGCGCCGCGCTGCGGACGGTGTTCAAAGGCGGCAGGGCAGTCAGCCCGGAGCTGGCCATGACCTTGTTCGACAGCGAGAATCCGCTATCGGAGCGTGAACGCGAGGTGCTGAAACTCGCTTCCGAAGGGCTCTCCGCCGGCGATATTGCGGGCAGGCTCTTTCTGTCGGCGGGCACGGTGCGCAACTACTTGTCCGAGGCGATTCAGAAGCTGGAGGCCAAGAACCGTATCGATGCGATCGGCATCGCGGAGAAGAACGGGTGGTTGTAA
- a CDS encoding sensor histidine kinase, translated as MRMRKSFRRPEQGPPLVFTLIWLVYLVFPLVSLFELPTLEIIGCLFVMLIFIVLYVSGYWFQRGRLLSALGLILIALLFCMKFDVSGVYLAFYPSPLLGQLKKRWELAVGYAAVITLFLFDFFYWKIYNDQDLMVQLLPAMAVILFMPIGMKLGMRSKELRKKLNLANEEIARLSKNEERQRISRDLHDTLGHTLSLITLKSELAEKLIAKNPERAVQEVKDIQVTSRAALKQVRELVSGMNAVTIRVEVDHAKQILAAAGIVLEKQGDLDITIPSPLIDNILGMCLRESVTNVVKHSRARTCTVELQRDEGSLRLSIEDDGVGLPKKDESAAAGNCNGMKGMRDRLKLIEGVLTAGPGRADHGTRLEFTVPLVDKTGKTD; from the coding sequence ATGCGCATGCGCAAATCGTTCAGGCGGCCCGAACAGGGACCGCCTCTCGTTTTTACATTGATTTGGCTCGTTTATCTTGTGTTTCCGCTCGTATCGCTATTCGAGCTGCCGACGTTAGAGATTATCGGGTGTCTCTTCGTCATGCTTATTTTTATCGTGCTTTACGTGAGCGGGTATTGGTTCCAGCGAGGACGCTTGCTCTCCGCGCTGGGGCTCATCTTGATTGCGCTGCTGTTCTGCATGAAGTTCGATGTCAGCGGCGTTTATTTGGCCTTCTACCCGTCGCCGCTCCTCGGCCAGCTGAAGAAGCGCTGGGAATTGGCCGTTGGCTATGCGGCTGTGATTACGTTGTTCCTGTTCGACTTCTTCTATTGGAAGATATACAACGACCAGGATCTGATGGTGCAGCTGCTTCCGGCTATGGCCGTGATACTGTTCATGCCCATCGGGATGAAGCTCGGCATGCGATCGAAGGAGCTGCGGAAGAAGCTGAATTTGGCCAACGAAGAAATCGCGCGCCTGTCGAAGAACGAAGAGCGGCAGCGGATCTCCCGGGACTTGCACGATACGCTGGGGCATACGCTCTCGCTCATTACGCTGAAGAGCGAGCTGGCCGAGAAGCTGATCGCCAAGAATCCTGAGCGCGCCGTGCAGGAAGTCAAGGATATTCAAGTGACCTCGCGCGCCGCGCTCAAGCAGGTGCGGGAGCTGGTTTCCGGGATGAACGCGGTCACGATTCGGGTCGAGGTCGACCATGCGAAGCAGATTCTCGCCGCGGCGGGCATCGTGCTGGAGAAGCAGGGGGATCTGGACATCACGATTCCGTCGCCGCTCATCGATAATATTCTTGGCATGTGCCTGCGGGAGTCGGTTACGAATGTCGTCAAGCACAGCCGGGCTCGCACGTGCACGGTCGAGCTTCAGCGCGATGAGGGCAGTTTGCGCCTCTCCATCGAGGATGATGGCGTCGGTCTGCCCAAGAAAGACGAATCGGCAGCCGCCGGCAACTGCAACGGAATGAAAGGGATGCGTGATCGGCTGAAACTGATCGAGGGCGTTCTGACGGCCGGTCCGGGAAGGGCGGATCATGGCACTCGGCTTGAGTTTACGGTGCCTCTGGTGGATAAAACGGGGAAAACGGACTAG
- a CDS encoding ABC transporter permease gives MNQTMLRATIAHCKAELLRTFRNRRFVIFSIIMPVLFFFLFSSAVGAQKIDGVDWSSYYLMSMTCYGIIGASFSTFSMRLSRERSQGWIRLLKITPLPSWAYIVSKIASQALINLFIIVMMFLIGGIGKHIDLPVSTWLSCGLWIWIGGMSFMALGTLFGSVRNPDVVQVVTMIVYMGMSVLGGLWMPVSTMSKTMQDIAKALPTYRLGQGAWNMLGGGSVDWTGVGILAAYVVVFMVLSSYIMRKQEAV, from the coding sequence ATGAATCAAACGATGTTACGGGCAACGATCGCCCACTGCAAGGCGGAATTGCTGCGGACGTTCCGCAACCGGCGGTTCGTGATTTTCTCGATCATCATGCCGGTCCTGTTCTTCTTTCTCTTCTCCAGCGCGGTCGGCGCTCAGAAGATCGACGGCGTGGACTGGAGCTCTTACTATCTCATGTCCATGACGTGTTACGGCATCATCGGCGCCAGCTTCTCGACGTTCAGCATGCGGTTGTCCCGCGAACGTTCCCAAGGCTGGATTCGGCTGCTCAAAATCACGCCGCTGCCATCCTGGGCGTACATTGTATCCAAAATCGCCTCGCAGGCGTTGATTAATCTCTTCATTATCGTCATGATGTTCCTGATCGGCGGCATCGGCAAGCATATTGACTTGCCTGTCTCCACATGGTTGTCTTGCGGCCTTTGGATTTGGATCGGCGGCATGTCGTTCATGGCGCTCGGCACCTTGTTCGGCTCGGTGCGCAATCCCGATGTCGTGCAGGTCGTCACGATGATCGTCTACATGGGCATGTCCGTGCTCGGCGGTTTATGGATGCCGGTCTCGACGATGTCCAAGACGATGCAGGACATCGCCAAAGCGCTGCCGACGTACCGGCTCGGCCAAGGCGCATGGAACATGCTTGGCGGCGGCTCGGTGGATTGGACCGGCGTCGGAATATTGGCTGCCTACGTGGTCGTGTTCATGGTATTATCATCCTATATCATGAGGAAGCAGGAAGCGGTGTAG
- a CDS encoding ABC transporter ATP-binding protein, which translates to MKAAIQLTGVSKIYKDKKAVDDLTLSIAEGTVVALLGPNGAGKTTTVSMILGLHKPTKGTVKLLGGDPGDIRVRDRIGAMLQDVSVIDGLKVGESINLFRSYYEKPLPLDYLLKVSNLEAEKNKMASALSGGQQRRLGFALALAGDPEVIFLDEPTVGMDVTSRQLFWDTVRAMAGKGRTIVLTTHYLDEADSVADRVIVINNGKIIADGTPGEIKSGTTGRVISFVAGPTVTTDALHRLPGVTDVEWSGRKVKVFSTDTDLLIRALVEGKFDMRDIEIHSGGLEDAFQALVQQAN; encoded by the coding sequence ATGAAAGCAGCTATTCAGCTAACCGGCGTAAGCAAGATTTATAAAGACAAGAAAGCCGTTGACGATCTGACGTTGTCGATCGCGGAAGGCACGGTTGTCGCCCTGCTCGGACCGAACGGCGCGGGCAAGACCACGACGGTGTCCATGATTCTCGGACTTCACAAGCCGACGAAAGGAACCGTGAAGCTGCTCGGCGGCGATCCCGGCGACATCCGCGTCCGCGACCGGATCGGCGCGATGCTGCAGGATGTCAGCGTGATCGACGGCTTGAAGGTGGGCGAGAGCATTAACCTGTTCCGCAGCTATTATGAGAAGCCGCTCCCGCTGGACTATCTGCTCAAAGTTTCGAATCTGGAGGCCGAGAAGAACAAGATGGCTTCCGCGTTGTCGGGCGGACAGCAGCGCCGTCTCGGTTTCGCCCTCGCGCTGGCAGGCGATCCGGAAGTCATCTTCCTCGACGAGCCGACGGTCGGCATGGACGTCACGTCGCGCCAATTGTTCTGGGACACGGTACGGGCGATGGCCGGCAAGGGCCGGACGATCGTGCTGACGACGCATTACCTGGACGAAGCGGACAGCGTCGCGGATCGCGTCATCGTCATCAACAACGGCAAGATTATCGCCGACGGCACGCCGGGCGAGATTAAATCGGGAACGACGGGACGCGTAATCTCGTTCGTTGCCGGACCGACGGTTACGACGGATGCGCTGCACCGGCTTCCGGGCGTTACGGACGTGGAGTGGAGCGGGCGCAAGGTGAAGGTGTTCAGCACCGACACCGACCTATTGATCCGGGCGCTCGTAGAAGGCAAGTTCGACATGCGCGATATTGAAATCCACAGCGGCGGCTTGGAAGACGCATTCCAGGCGCTCGTCCAGCAAGCCAATTAA
- a CDS encoding DMT family transporter: MTILGMGTGRSMKQDRKWVYYLGLALVAAVWGANFGVSRKGMETFDPVLFSFLRFSLAVPFFFLILKLKEGKVGISLKMVPRFMIIGLVGLTALEIIVMYSIKYTTLANSSLLNVAPWPIFAALFGPFFLRERITSRLVAGGIAAMIGVCFIILGGSEGFDLSSDNMLGNLLAFAVSIIGSLFNLACMPLMKQCSPLYLSTWYTTFGVVFMFPFTIPSWGKVDWSALGGSEYSAVLFNVFLCTVIGFIVWNEGMLRIGATRANFFRYLVPAFAVAAGYLFFDESFSGWQLAGGIFMVAGLIWISLERGEPAAVNV; the protein is encoded by the coding sequence ATGACAATACTTGGAATGGGGACCGGGCGATCGATGAAGCAGGATCGGAAATGGGTGTATTATTTGGGGCTGGCGCTCGTTGCCGCCGTCTGGGGGGCGAATTTCGGCGTATCGCGCAAAGGGATGGAGACGTTCGATCCCGTGCTGTTTTCCTTCTTGCGCTTCTCTCTCGCAGTTCCGTTCTTCTTTCTTATTCTGAAGCTGAAGGAAGGCAAGGTCGGGATTTCGCTGAAAATGGTGCCTCGGTTCATGATCATCGGGCTCGTCGGCCTGACAGCGCTTGAAATCATCGTGATGTATTCCATCAAATATACGACGCTGGCCAATTCGTCGCTGCTGAACGTCGCGCCATGGCCGATCTTCGCCGCGCTGTTCGGCCCGTTCTTCCTGCGCGAGCGGATTACGTCCCGCTTGGTGGCCGGCGGAATCGCGGCGATGATCGGCGTATGCTTCATCATTCTGGGCGGATCGGAAGGCTTCGACCTCTCCTCGGACAACATGCTCGGCAACCTGCTGGCGTTCGCCGTGAGCATCATCGGTTCGTTGTTCAACCTCGCATGCATGCCATTAATGAAGCAATGCTCGCCGTTGTACCTCAGCACATGGTATACGACCTTCGGCGTCGTCTTCATGTTTCCGTTCACGATCCCATCCTGGGGCAAAGTGGATTGGAGTGCGCTCGGGGGCAGCGAGTACAGCGCCGTGTTGTTCAACGTGTTCCTCTGCACGGTCATCGGGTTCATCGTCTGGAACGAAGGCATGCTCCGAATCGGCGCGACCCGGGCGAATTTCTTCCGATACCTGGTGCCGGCATTCGCGGTAGCGGCAGGCTATCTCTTCTTCGACGAATCGTTCAGCGGCTGGCAGCTGGCGGGCGGAATCTTCATGGTGGCGGGATTAATATGGATTAGTCTGGAACGGGGAGAGCCGGCTGCCGTGAACGTCTAG
- a CDS encoding DUF2269 family protein, with the protein MRYLVLLHVLSAIIGVGPAFFIHALFGKKDNFGEVRSAFKLGSKLELFPKIGGTIAVITGLILVFADDWRFVSFWILASLVLYVGIQVLVIGFAAPVTKKLGKLVNESGLSSDAPVPEEHAGLLHRINRLYYGATVMGVLLFVMMIMKPFY; encoded by the coding sequence ATGAGGTACCTGGTTCTTCTTCATGTGCTGTCAGCCATTATCGGGGTAGGCCCCGCGTTTTTCATTCATGCCCTGTTCGGGAAGAAAGACAACTTCGGCGAAGTACGCAGTGCGTTCAAACTCGGCAGCAAGCTGGAGCTCTTCCCCAAGATCGGAGGCACGATCGCCGTCATTACCGGCTTGATCCTCGTGTTCGCGGACGACTGGCGGTTCGTCAGCTTCTGGATTCTGGCTTCGCTCGTGCTGTACGTGGGCATTCAAGTGCTCGTCATCGGCTTTGCGGCGCCCGTAACGAAGAAGCTCGGCAAGCTGGTGAACGAATCGGGACTGAGCTCGGACGCACCGGTGCCCGAAGAGCATGCCGGTCTGCTGCATCGCATCAATAGGCTCTATTACGGCGCGACGGTCATGGGGGTCCTGCTGTTCGTCATGATGATCATGAAGCCATTTTATTAG
- a CDS encoding PadR family transcriptional regulator: MIALSYALLCMLARKPCSGYELTKLLQVFWQAQHSQIYPLLAKLEKAGYVTFELIGQTGKPDKKLYSITDAGVAELQQWIRDQPAAEKLERDEFLIKIYAIGLMEPQTSRRLFLERREALLTRLRRLEGEIKLMEEEQDPPVTDYASRQFGRYLLYQRRVRVVREEIDWVDWALPLFKSSASALPERN; encoded by the coding sequence ATGATCGCATTATCGTACGCCTTGCTCTGCATGCTGGCGCGCAAGCCCTGTTCGGGCTACGAACTGACGAAGCTGCTGCAGGTGTTCTGGCAGGCGCAGCACAGCCAGATCTATCCGCTGCTCGCGAAGCTGGAGAAGGCGGGCTACGTGACGTTCGAGCTGATCGGCCAGACCGGGAAGCCGGACAAGAAACTGTACAGCATCACGGATGCCGGCGTTGCCGAGCTGCAGCAGTGGATTCGCGATCAGCCGGCGGCGGAGAAGCTGGAACGCGACGAGTTTCTTATTAAAATCTACGCGATCGGCCTGATGGAACCGCAAACGAGCCGCAGGCTGTTCCTCGAACGGCGCGAAGCGCTGCTCACCAGGCTGCGCCGGCTGGAGGGAGAAATCAAACTGATGGAAGAGGAGCAGGATCCGCCCGTGACCGACTACGCTTCCAGGCAGTTCGGCCGTTATTTGCTCTATCAGCGGAGGGTGCGCGTAGTGAGAGAAGAGATTGACTGGGTCGACTGGGCGCTGCCTTTGTTCAAGTCTTCCGCATCCGCACTGCCGGAGCGGAACTGA
- a CDS encoding DUF2294 domain-containing protein encodes MNKVEAEFSNLVKAYRKRHMGKGPGRITTTFCKNWAICEMEGNLSPVEKFIAAANDGKQLLREARTQWVKEIYRSHPPLEMEALLGARYLELYVDIDIDKDFGMSVFVFDQDIERKFGSSRS; translated from the coding sequence ATGAACAAGGTCGAAGCGGAATTCAGCAACTTGGTGAAAGCTTATCGCAAGCGGCATATGGGCAAAGGCCCCGGCCGCATAACGACGACCTTCTGCAAGAATTGGGCGATCTGCGAAATGGAAGGCAATCTGTCGCCGGTGGAGAAATTCATCGCGGCGGCCAACGACGGCAAACAGCTGCTGCGCGAAGCGCGCACGCAGTGGGTGAAGGAAATTTACCGCAGCCATCCGCCGCTCGAAATGGAGGCACTGCTCGGCGCGCGCTACCTCGAGCTGTACGTGGATATCGATATCGACAAAGACTTCGGCATGTCCGTCTTCGTGTTCGATCAAGACATCGAGCGCAAATTCGGCAGCAGCCGTTCATGA
- a CDS encoding FdhF/YdeP family oxidoreductase — translation MGKTKHTGPIKLPSLPDPKLWVSKMPFGLGKVKPHHIRDTLKVVAENRDNLPYAYRILTQGVCDGCALGVSGLYDQTLAGPHVCTTRLNLLRLNTMPAIKPSVLHADIDELRKMDSTALRKLGRLPYPLIRRKGERTFSRLSWDEALDMIAARIKAIDPKQLAFYLTARGITNESYYAAAKVARFLGTNNIDNASRICHSPSKTALKRSVGIGASSCNYKDWIGTDVLIFWGSVAANNQPVSTKYMYAAKRKGTRIIVINPYREPAMDGYWVPSIAESALFGTKIADDFYQVNIGGDIAFMQGVMKHWFDMEEARPGSAVDHDFVRKHVDGYEALREHVRRQDWAQLERSSGLSRARMAEFAELLAASKTGVFVWSMGLTQHRFGTDNISQVANLALLRGFLGREHCGLMPIRGHSGVQGSGEMGADPFSLPGGEFKGSDIPRIESVWGFPLPKWQGDIVGVTLENAQLPDTHERKLKLFYTSGGNFLETMPDPAFVRDCLEAIDIRVHQDIVLNTSTLADAREAVIVLPAMTRYEQPGGGTSTSTERMVYFSPEIDGPRIEEARAEWQIYCDLAARVDPKRANLVAFRDAHALRSEIALAAPNYDGVQWLRNKGDVFQWGGAWLCEGGVCPTKDGRGHLLPIELPELRKPEGHFYITSRRGKQFNSMIYSSTDPFNAADRYDVLMHPNDGAKHDIREGDAVVLYNSCGTFHGRAKFASIAAGNLELYWPECNALLPKKVYEPHAGIPEYNTAVVLERADTFHALKDTRYVEKRIAELDHEMDEPDDEGRHSVR, via the coding sequence ATGGGGAAAACGAAGCATACGGGGCCGATCAAGCTGCCCTCCCTCCCGGATCCGAAGCTGTGGGTGAGCAAAATGCCCTTCGGGCTCGGCAAGGTGAAGCCGCATCATATCCGCGACACGCTGAAGGTGGTGGCGGAGAACCGCGACAATCTGCCCTATGCGTACCGCATTCTGACGCAGGGCGTATGCGACGGCTGCGCGCTCGGCGTGTCCGGCCTATACGACCAAACGCTCGCCGGGCCGCATGTTTGCACGACGCGCCTTAACCTGCTGCGGCTGAACACGATGCCGGCGATCAAGCCGTCCGTGCTGCACGCGGATATCGACGAGCTGCGCAAGATGGACAGCACCGCGCTCCGGAAGCTCGGCCGGCTGCCTTATCCGCTTATTCGGCGCAAAGGCGAGCGGACCTTCAGCCGCTTGTCCTGGGACGAAGCGCTCGACATGATCGCGGCCCGCATTAAGGCCATCGATCCGAAACAGCTCGCCTTCTACTTGACCGCGCGCGGCATTACGAACGAGTCGTACTACGCCGCGGCCAAGGTCGCCCGCTTCCTCGGCACGAACAACATCGACAACGCGTCTCGCATTTGCCACTCGCCGTCCAAGACCGCGCTCAAGCGATCGGTCGGCATCGGCGCTTCCAGCTGCAATTACAAGGATTGGATCGGCACCGACGTGCTCATCTTCTGGGGCAGCGTCGCCGCGAACAACCAGCCGGTCTCGACCAAATACATGTACGCCGCCAAGCGCAAAGGAACGCGCATCATCGTCATTAATCCTTACCGCGAGCCGGCGATGGACGGCTATTGGGTGCCCTCGATCGCCGAATCGGCGCTGTTCGGCACGAAGATTGCCGACGACTTCTATCAGGTCAACATCGGCGGAGATATCGCCTTCATGCAAGGCGTCATGAAGCATTGGTTCGACATGGAAGAAGCGCGGCCCGGCTCCGCGGTCGACCATGACTTCGTGCGCAAGCACGTCGATGGCTACGAGGCGCTGCGCGAGCATGTACGGCGCCAGGACTGGGCGCAATTGGAACGCTCCTCCGGCTTATCCCGCGCGCGAATGGCCGAATTCGCCGAGCTGCTGGCCGCTTCGAAGACCGGCGTCTTCGTCTGGAGCATGGGGCTGACGCAGCACCGCTTCGGCACGGACAACATTTCGCAGGTCGCCAACTTGGCCTTGCTGCGCGGATTTCTAGGCCGCGAGCATTGCGGCCTCATGCCGATTCGCGGCCACAGCGGCGTGCAGGGCTCCGGCGAGATGGGGGCCGATCCGTTCAGCCTGCCCGGCGGCGAGTTCAAAGGCAGCGACATTCCGCGGATCGAGAGCGTCTGGGGCTTCCCGCTGCCGAAATGGCAGGGCGACATCGTCGGCGTCACGCTGGAGAACGCGCAGCTGCCGGACACGCATGAGCGGAAGCTGAAGCTGTTCTACACGTCCGGCGGCAATTTCCTGGAGACGATGCCGGATCCCGCCTTCGTCCGCGACTGCCTGGAAGCAATCGATATCCGCGTCCATCAGGATATCGTGCTGAATACGTCGACGCTCGCCGATGCGCGCGAAGCCGTAATCGTGCTGCCCGCCATGACCCGCTACGAACAGCCGGGCGGCGGCACCTCGACGTCGACGGAGCGAATGGTCTACTTCTCGCCGGAGATCGACGGTCCGCGCATTGAAGAGGCACGGGCGGAATGGCAGATCTACTGCGACCTGGCCGCGCGGGTTGATCCGAAACGCGCGAACCTCGTTGCGTTCCGGGACGCGCATGCGCTGCGTTCGGAAATCGCGCTCGCCGCGCCGAACTACGACGGCGTTCAATGGCTCAGAAATAAAGGCGACGTGTTCCAATGGGGCGGCGCCTGGTTATGCGAAGGCGGCGTCTGCCCGACGAAGGACGGCCGCGGCCATCTGCTGCCGATCGAGCTGCCGGAGCTGCGCAAGCCGGAGGGGCACTTCTATATCACTTCGCGCCGCGGCAAGCAGTTCAACTCGATGATTTACAGCAGCACCGATCCGTTCAATGCCGCCGACCGTTACGACGTGCTCATGCACCCGAACGACGGCGCGAAGCACGATATTCGGGAAGGCGATGCCGTCGTGCTCTACAACAGCTGCGGCACGTTCCACGGCAGGGCGAAATTCGCCTCGATCGCCGCCGGTAATTTGGAGCTGTACTGGCCGGAATGCAACGCGCTGCTGCCCAAGAAAGTCTACGAGCCCCATGCCGGCATTCCGGAATACAATACGGCGGTCGTGTTGGAGCGCGCGGACACGTTCCATGCGCTCAAGGATACCCGCTATGTCGAGAAGCGCATCGCGGAGCTGGATCATGAAATGGATGAACCGGATGACGAGGGACGGCATTCCGTGCGTTGA
- the fdhD gene encoding formate dehydrogenase accessory sulfurtransferase FdhD — translation MLPRITTTWPIRKYTDGAASLREDDIASEYPLTVELDGEEFATIVCSPTDLKELAIGFLASEGIIREAVDLKELRIDEERGYVYAELHRPQSTGKDDYSKRFIGSCCGKSRQFYFRSDARTARTSMSRLTVSPAQCMALMRLLQHSSAEFQLTGGVHNAALCTRDALIAVRTDIGRHNALDKLFGYALQQRLPVADKIIAFSGRLSSEVVLKAAKIGVGILLSKSAPTDLALKLADDLGITCVGFIRGREMNVYTHGERIVEP, via the coding sequence ATGCTGCCGCGCATCACGACAACCTGGCCCATCCGCAAATACACGGACGGCGCCGCCTCGCTGCGAGAGGACGACATCGCCTCGGAATATCCGCTCACCGTAGAGCTCGACGGCGAGGAGTTCGCGACGATCGTCTGCTCGCCGACGGATTTGAAGGAGCTCGCGATCGGTTTCCTGGCTTCGGAAGGCATCATCAGAGAAGCCGTGGATTTGAAGGAGCTGCGGATCGACGAGGAACGCGGTTACGTGTATGCCGAGCTGCACCGGCCGCAGTCAACGGGGAAGGACGATTATTCGAAGCGGTTCATCGGGTCCTGCTGCGGGAAGAGCCGCCAGTTTTATTTTCGCAGCGACGCTCGCACGGCCCGGACGTCGATGAGCCGTCTAACGGTTTCGCCTGCGCAATGCATGGCGCTCATGCGGCTGCTGCAGCACAGCTCCGCCGAATTCCAACTGACGGGCGGCGTGCACAATGCCGCGCTCTGCACGCGGGATGCGCTGATCGCCGTTCGCACCGACATCGGCCGCCACAACGCGCTCGACAAGCTGTTCGGCTATGCCCTGCAGCAGCGCCTGCCGGTGGCGGACAAAATCATCGCCTTCAGCGGACGCCTCTCCTCCGAGGTCGTGCTGAAAGCCGCCAAAATCGGCGTCGGCATCCTTCTCTCCAAGTCGGCGCCCACCGACCTGGCCTTGAAGCTCGCGGACGATCTCGGCATCACCTGCGTCGGTTTCATCCGCGGACGCGAAATGAACGTGTATACGCACGGGGAACGGATCGTGGAGCCGTAA